The proteins below come from a single Cannabis sativa cultivar Pink pepper isolate KNU-18-1 chromosome 3, ASM2916894v1, whole genome shotgun sequence genomic window:
- the LOC133036163 gene encoding uncharacterized protein LOC133036163, with product MSLCSWNARGLGSPRAFRNLSLLVKQHQPVMLFVMETKLPAGRGTDLKHKLRFDSVLEVPRQGVGGGILLFWQDCIDVNVISYSLNHVDCIINNFNGKTWHFSGYYGSPYVNLKSVTWTLLNRLFDTAPLLPWLVIDDFNDYLSLNDRNSAHNPPTHVMHSFHDFLNNRNHIPMPHVGPKFTWKHGSILERLDWCTSNQLWRDLFPHATLFHLGFYGSDHRVLKIMLQDPHFATQRSNRFHFENHWLKDPSFSNLLTSSWTFSGTSVSSPLKLFLDKQSNCVATIRNWSKSQHPIKLQISQTQAELDSQLNATSHSPNSLSLIASLQSRLDGLLLKDEIYWKQRSRIDWLRAGDKNTKFFHHRASTRKKNNFIRLITLPDGSISHDTATITTQFLHFFNSLFTSQGVCAEAVNTLLQGIPNRLSTHQADFLVEPYTEMEVKNALFSLSVDKAPGPDGLKSLFYKRNWSTIGTDFTKAMLHILNHQGDISSINQTIIVLIPKKKNPKNVRDFRPISLCNTFYKCLSKIIANRLKLVLHSIISINQSAFLKGRQITDNILLANEIIHAIHSRRSGKVGWAAIKLDMEKAFDRVEWSFLNHLLNHVGFPHQFSSLIMRCLSTVQFRLSINGSLTDPFPSTRGIRQGDPLSPYLFLLIAEGLSAAIRLQETQDQFSGIRICRGAPPLSHLLFADDSMVFSPVHPQASTSLNSILDLYHKATGQLVNREKSSILFSPNTTAQAQDQFRQDLHLMGEGFISKYLGAPHCVGRVSNSMFHYLLQKVSSKFNSWNEKFFSKAGKETLIKAVVQAIPSFAMSSFKIPKSICSKIQSLIAKFWWGSQGTKKIHWKNWDSISVSKFFGGLGFRILSSHNQALLAKQAWRIWNDRSSLLHSVLKARYFKHSDFLHAPPGHNSSFTWRSILWGRHLLQKGLVWKIGTGTNIPLSAPNWIPNIQSPTLLHSIHQSQAFVSFFLNDDSTWNTRKLNHYFPSYQVDRILTTPIDPQSSDSLIWGFHSSGILTVKSAYHLACTLDSVQVPSSSNPNPYLHWWKSLWSLPIPSKIKHFIWRAFHHILPCSLNLFLKRSLPNPSCSSCGYDKESVSHALIGCPRAKSIWKASSFKQFYLSYYRSDIKDFLLQAFQMLNKQEFQIFITFIWQIWNTRNSILFKKNHTTNNVEEFVVNYLQEYKDAQHSQQHDSQPSEDSNIPQSSHQLRPPSLSPETPALFVDAATDHLKSLTGAGFVFKRGHQTVLASNFSRLPGVVSPIFSEGQALLQSLNWCIDSQFTPQVVFSDCLNLVSKVNGDWQDNSALSGLVSRIRLLFSNFPGASLQFIPRQFNMEAHNCAREALRFREMS from the coding sequence ATGAGTCTCTGCAGTTGGAATGCTCGAGGTTTGGGGAGCCCTCGAGCATTCCGTAATCTCTCCCTGCTGGTCAAGCAGCATCAGCCTGTGATGTTGTTTGTTATGGAGACAAAATTGCCCGCTGGACGTGGAACTGACCTCAAACACAAGCTTCGTTTTGATAGTGTTTTAGAGGTGCCTAGGCAGGGGGTTGGGGGAGGGATTTTACTCTTTTGGCAAGACTGTATTGATGTTAATGTAATATCTTACTCCCTTAATCATGTAGActgtattataaataattttaatggaAAAACTTGGCACTTTTCTGGCTACTATGGTTCTCCCTATGTTAATCTTAAATCTGTTACTTGGACTTTACTCAATCGTTTATTTGATACTGCTCCTCTTTTGCCGTGGTTAGTTATAGATGATTTTAATGATTATCTCTCCCTAAATGATAGGAATTCTGCTCATAATCCCCCTACTCATGTTATGCATTCTTTCCATGATTTTTTGAATAATCGTAATCATATTCCCATGCCTCATGTTGGGCCTAAATTTACTTGGAAACATGGTTCTATCCTCGAACGTCTGGATTGGTGTACCTCAAATCAACTCTGGCGTGATCTTTTTCCTCATGCTACTCTCTTTCATCTGGGGTTTTATGGTTCGGATCATAGAGTTTTAAAGATTATGCTCCAAGACCCTCATTTTGCTACTCAAAGATCCAATCGTTTTCATTTTGAAAATCATTGGCTGAAAGATCCCTCTTTTTCAAATCTTCTTACCTCCTCCTGGACTTTCTCTGGGACTTCTGTTTCATCTCCCTTGAAGCTCTTTCTAGACAAACAATCTAACTGCGTCGCCACTATTAGGAATTGGAGTAAATCTCAGCACCCTATTAAGCTCCAAATCTCTCAGACTCAAGCCGAGCTTGATTCCCAGTTGAATGCCACCTCCCACTCCCCCAATTCTCTCTCCCTCATAGCTTCCCTTCAATCCAGACTGGATGGCCTTCTCCTGAAGGACGAAATATACTGGAAACAGCGTTCCAGGATTGATTGGCTGCGTGCTGGAGACAAAAACACAAAATTTTTTCACCACCGTGCCTCCACCAGGAAGAAGAACAACTTTATCCGCCTCATTACCCTTCCTGATGGATCTATATCTCATGATACAGCCACTATAACGACCcaatttcttcattttttcaacTCTCTTTTCACCTCCCAAGGAGTTTGTGCAGAGGCTGTCAATACTCTTCTCCAAGGGATTCCCAATAGGCTCTCCACTCATCAAGCTGATTTTCTTGTTGAGCCTTATACAGAAATGGAAGTCAAAAACGCATTATTTAGCCTCTCTGTAGACAAAGCTCCGGGACCAGATGGACTCAAGTCACTCTTTTACAAACGTAACTGGTCCACTATTGGCACTGATTTCACAAAGGCCATGCTTCATATTCTTAATCATCAGGGGGATATCTCTTCCATCAATCAAACCATCATTGTCCTCATCCCTAAAAAGAAGAATCCTAAGAATGTCCGTGATTTTCGTCCGATTAGTCTTTGCAACACTTTCTATAAATGTCTTTCCAAAATTATTGCGAATCGGCTAAAACTTGTGCTTCACTCCATTATCAGTATCAATCAAAGTGCTTTTCTCAAAGGCCGCCAAATCACTGACAATATTCTCCTTGCAAACGAAATTATTCACGCCATTCATTCTAGGAGATCTGGGAAGGTTGGTTGGGCTGCTATTAAGCTTGATATGGAAAAGGCTTTCGACAGAGTGGAATGGTCTTTTCTAAATCATTTGCTCAATCATGTTGGCTTCCCGCACCAGTTTTCTTCCCTGATAATGCGTTGTCTTTCAACGGTTCAATTTCGTCTTTCCATTAATGGCTCTCTCACTGACCCGTTTCCTTCAACGCGTGGTATCAGGCAAGGGGATCccctctctccctatcttttccTTCTTATTGCCGAGGGTCTCTCTGCAGCAATTCGGTTACAAGAAACTCAGGATCAATTTTCTGGTATTCGGATTTGCAGGGGAGCCCCCCCTTTGTCTCATCTCCTGTTTGCTGATGATAGCATGGTCTTTTCTCCTGTCCATCCTCAAGCTAGTACTTCCCTCAATAGTATTCTTGATCTTTACCATAAAGCTACTGGCCAATTGGTGAATAGAGAGAAATCCTCCATTCTCTTCTCCCCCAACACCACTGCTCAGGCCCAAGACCAATTTCGTCAAGATCTTCATCTTATGGGAGAAGGTTTCATTAGCAAGTACCTTGGTGCTCCCCATTGTGTTGGCAGGGTTTCCAATTCAATGTTTCACTACCTGcttcaaaaagtttcttcaAAGTTTAACTCTTGGAACGAAAAATTCTTCTCTAAAGCTGGTAAAGAGACTCTTATTAAAGCGGTGGTCCAAGCTATCCCCTCTTTTGCAATGTCAAGTTTCAAAATTCCCAAATCGATTTGTTCTAAAATCCAAAGCTTGATTGCTAAATTCTGGTGGGGTTCCCAAGGCACTAAAAAAATACACTGGAAAAACTGGGACTCTATTTCTGTGTCAAAATTCTTTGGGGGCTTGGGCTTTCGAATTCTTTCTTCTCATAATCAAGCTCTCTTAGCTAAGCAGGCTTGGCGTATTTGGAATGATAGGTCTTCCCTTCTTCATTCTGTCCTTAAAGCTAGATACTTCAAACATTCTGATTTCCTACATGCCCCTCCTGGTCACAACTCCTCTTTCACCTGGAGAAGTATCCTTTGGGGGCGCCATCTGCTTCAAAAAGGGTTGGTTTGGAAAATCGGTACTGGAACTAATATTCCCTTATCTGCTCCTAATTGGATTCCAAACATTCAGAGTCCTACACTCTTGCACTCTATCCATCAGTCCCAAGCTTTTGTCTCTTTCTTCTTAAATGATGACTCAACTTGGAATACCCGAAAGCTTAATCACTATTTTCCTTCTTACCAAGTTGATCGTATCCTCACAACCCCAATTGATCCTCAATCTTCAGATTCGCTTATTTGGGGATTTCACTCCTCAGGCATTTTAACAGTTAAATCTGCTTACCATCTTGCCTGCACCCTTGATTCTGTTCAGGTTCCTTCCTCCTCAAATCCTAATCCATACCTTCATTGGTGGAAATCCCTTTGGTCTCTCCCTATACCCTCCAAGATTAAACATTTTATTTGGAGAGCTTTCCATCACATATTGCCTTGTtctctcaatctctttcttaaAAGGAGTCTCCCTAATCCATCTTGCTCAAGCTGTGGTTATGATAAGGAATCTGTCTCTCATGCTCTTATTGGTTGCCCACGAGCAAAGTCTATTTGGAAAGCTTCATCTTTTAAACAGTTTTATTTGTCTTATTACAGAAGTGACATCAAGGATTTTCTTCTTCAGGCTTTTCAAATGTTAAATAAACAGGAGTTTCAAATCTTTATTACTTTCATTTGGCAGATTTGGAATACACGAAACTCTATTCTATTCAAGAAGAATCATACTACTAACAATGTGGAAGAATTTGTTGTGAATTATTTGCAGGAATACAAAGATGCACAACATTCCCAACAACATGATAGTCAGCCATCTGAAGATTCAAACATCCCTCAGTCGTCTCATCAGCTTAGGCCTCCTTCCTTGTCTCCTGAAACTCCTGCTCTTTTTGTAGATGCAGCCACTGACCATCTTAAAAGCTTAACTGGTGCTGGTTTTGTCTTCAAACGGGGACATCAAACTGTGTTGGCTTCTAATTTCAGCAGGCTGCCTGGTGTTGTCTCGCCCATTTTCTCAGAAGGCCAAGCTCTCTTACAAAGTCTGAATTGGTGCATTGATTCCCAGTTCACACCTCAAGTTGTTTTTTCAGACTGCCTAAACTTAGTCTCAAAAGTAAATGGAGATTGGCAGGACAACTCCGCTCTTTCTGGTTTAGTTTCGCGCATTCGGTTGCTCTTCTCGAACTTCCCTGGTGCTTCTTTGCAGTTCATCCCTCGGCAGTTTAATATGGAAGCTCATAACTGTGCCCGTGAAGCTCTCAGGTTCAGAGAAATGAGCTAG